A region from the Salidesulfovibrio onnuriiensis genome encodes:
- a CDS encoding beta-ketoacyl-ACP synthase III, with the protein MNNDIVIRGFGRYAPENVLTNADLEKMVDTSDEWIVTRTGVKERRIVSEGQFTSDLATEAARMALKNAGMEADEITHIIVGTFTPDHLVPSCACSVEQKLGIKEKAAFDIAAACSGFLYALEMGRALLTLHPEAKILAIGAEVVTHRVNFTDRTTCVLFGDGAGAAVLTKGGQGPKLMDVKLATDGNLGSLLTVSGGGCASTYKPGDTIRDDYFVMLQGREVFKHAVRSMTSICNEILEANGLTNKDVDVLLPHQANWRIIDAVGRKFEIEPEKVYSNVDRFGNTSAASVPLALSEAVDTGFIKDGDLVMLTSFGGGFTWASALLQF; encoded by the coding sequence ATGAACAACGACATCGTGATCCGCGGTTTCGGCCGCTACGCACCCGAGAATGTTCTGACCAACGCCGACCTCGAAAAGATGGTCGACACCTCCGACGAATGGATCGTCACCCGTACCGGGGTCAAGGAACGACGTATCGTTTCCGAGGGCCAGTTCACCAGCGACCTGGCCACCGAGGCGGCCAGGATGGCGCTGAAGAACGCCGGAATGGAAGCCGACGAAATCACCCATATCATTGTCGGGACCTTTACCCCGGACCACCTGGTTCCCTCCTGCGCCTGTTCCGTGGAGCAGAAGCTGGGCATCAAGGAAAAGGCGGCCTTCGACATCGCCGCCGCCTGCTCCGGATTCCTCTATGCACTGGAAATGGGCCGCGCCCTGCTGACCCTGCACCCCGAAGCCAAGATCCTGGCCATCGGCGCTGAAGTGGTCACCCACCGCGTCAACTTCACGGACCGCACCACCTGCGTGCTGTTCGGCGACGGCGCGGGAGCCGCGGTGCTCACCAAGGGCGGCCAGGGCCCCAAGCTCATGGACGTGAAACTGGCCACTGACGGCAACCTGGGCTCCCTGCTCACGGTTTCCGGCGGCGGCTGCGCCTCCACCTACAAGCCGGGCGACACCATCCGCGACGATTATTTCGTAATGCTTCAGGGGCGCGAGGTCTTCAAGCATGCGGTGCGCTCCATGACCTCCATCTGCAACGAAATTCTGGAGGCCAACGGGCTGACCAACAAGGACGTGGACGTGCTGCTGCCCCACCAGGCGAACTGGCGCATCATCGATGCCGTGGGCCGCAAGTTCGAAATCGAACCCGAAAAGGTCTATTCCAATGTGGACCGTTTCGGGAACACCTCGGCGGCCTCGGTTCCACTGGCCCTGTCCGAGGCCGTGGACACCGGATTCATCAAGGACGGCGACCTGGTGATGCTGACCTCCTTCGGCGGCGGTTTCACCTGGGCATCGGCCTTGCTGCAATTTTAA
- the fabG gene encoding 3-oxoacyl-[acyl-carrier-protein] reductase, whose product MSDLPKVAFVTGGSRGIGRSIAERLASDGFEVWFTYVSRPEKAEEVVAAIEAKGGRAKAFKLDSADRDAIAAFFKDEVKGKVHLEVLVNNAGITRDGLLMRMKDEDWDKVIEINLTGCFAFQREAAKIMSKQRSGRIVNVTSVVGQMGNAGQANYCAAKAGLIGMTKSTARELAGRGVTVNAVAPGFIQTDMTAELPEKAVEAMLSQIPLNRLGESEDIAAAVSYLAGPGGGYVTGQVLAVNGGMYM is encoded by the coding sequence ATGAGTGATCTTCCCAAAGTTGCGTTCGTCACCGGCGGTTCCCGCGGGATCGGCCGTTCGATCGCAGAGCGGTTGGCAAGCGACGGTTTCGAGGTCTGGTTCACCTATGTGAGCCGCCCCGAAAAAGCCGAAGAAGTCGTGGCCGCCATCGAAGCGAAGGGCGGCAGGGCCAAGGCCTTCAAGCTCGACTCCGCCGACCGTGACGCCATTGCCGCGTTCTTCAAGGACGAGGTCAAGGGCAAGGTTCATCTGGAAGTGCTGGTCAACAACGCGGGCATCACCCGCGACGGCCTGCTTATGCGCATGAAGGACGAGGACTGGGACAAGGTCATCGAGATCAACCTGACCGGCTGTTTCGCGTTCCAGCGCGAGGCTGCGAAGATCATGTCCAAGCAGCGCAGCGGCCGCATCGTGAACGTCACTTCCGTGGTGGGCCAGATGGGCAACGCCGGGCAGGCCAACTACTGCGCCGCCAAGGCGGGCCTCATCGGCATGACCAAGTCCACCGCGCGCGAACTGGCCGGACGCGGCGTCACCGTCAATGCGGTGGCCCCGGGCTTCATCCAGACAGACATGACTGCGGAGCTCCCGGAAAAGGCCGTGGAGGCCATGCTTTCGCAGATCCCGTTGAACCGTCTCGGCGAATCCGAAGATATTGCCGCTGCCGTTTCCTATCTCGCCGGTCCCGGCGGTGGGTACGTCACGGGCCAGGTCCTGGCCGTGAACGGCGGCATGTACATGTAA
- a CDS encoding acyl carrier protein, with protein sequence MSDVASKVKDIIVDQLGVSADEVVENAAFVEDLGADSLDLTELIMAMEEEFDIEIDDEEAQKILKVSDAVNFIEKNK encoded by the coding sequence ATGTCCGACGTAGCATCCAAAGTGAAAGACATCATTGTTGACCAGCTCGGCGTGAGCGCTGATGAAGTTGTTGAAAACGCAGCCTTTGTTGAAGACCTGGGCGCAGACTCCCTGGACCTGACCGAACTGATCATGGCCATGGAAGAAGAATTCGACATCGAAATCGATGACGAAGAAGCCCAGAAAATCCTCAAGGTCAGCGACGCCGTCAACTTCATCGAAAAGAACAAGTAG
- the fabF gene encoding beta-ketoacyl-ACP synthase II has product MNRVVVTSVAAITPLGNDVETSWQNLLAGKSGIVPITKFDTEAYNTKIAGEVKDFDPTAFIDMKQARRMETFCQYAVACTKMLFESAGWRIPEEEKAAAGCVIGVGLGGLETIETTHSKLLAKGPGRISPFFIPILIANMAAGQVSIEAGAMGPNLCTTTACASGTHAIYAAFSDIKLGRVDTMICGGAESTVTPLAVGGFNAMKALSTRNDEPEKASRPFDADRDGFVIGEGCGLLLLESLEHAKARGANILCEVVGVGASGDAYHMTAPPEDGSGMELAMRAAIREAGIDPSEIDHINAHGTSTKLNDMCETKAIKNIFGDRAKDIAICANKSQIGHLLGAAGGVEAVFMAKTIAEGVIPGTLNQENPDPDCDLDYCANGPRKQQVNYALSNSFGFGGTNGCVLFKRYED; this is encoded by the coding sequence ATGAACAGGGTTGTCGTTACCAGCGTTGCCGCCATCACCCCTCTTGGCAACGACGTGGAAACCAGCTGGCAGAACCTGCTGGCCGGGAAATCAGGCATCGTCCCCATCACCAAGTTCGACACCGAAGCCTACAACACCAAGATCGCGGGCGAAGTCAAAGATTTCGATCCCACGGCCTTCATCGATATGAAACAGGCCCGCCGCATGGAGACCTTCTGCCAGTACGCCGTGGCCTGCACCAAAATGCTCTTCGAATCCGCCGGATGGCGCATCCCCGAAGAGGAAAAGGCCGCCGCGGGCTGCGTCATCGGCGTGGGCCTGGGCGGGCTGGAAACCATTGAGACCACGCACAGCAAGCTGCTGGCAAAGGGACCGGGACGCATCTCGCCCTTCTTCATTCCCATTCTCATCGCCAACATGGCCGCCGGCCAGGTTTCCATCGAGGCGGGAGCCATGGGCCCGAACCTGTGCACCACCACGGCCTGTGCATCCGGAACCCACGCCATCTATGCGGCGTTCTCCGACATCAAGCTCGGCCGCGTGGACACCATGATCTGCGGCGGCGCGGAATCCACCGTCACCCCGCTGGCCGTGGGCGGCTTCAACGCCATGAAGGCCCTTTCCACCCGCAACGACGAGCCGGAAAAGGCATCCCGTCCGTTCGACGCGGACCGCGACGGCTTTGTCATCGGCGAGGGCTGCGGCCTGCTGCTGCTGGAATCCCTGGAGCACGCCAAGGCGCGCGGCGCAAACATCCTCTGCGAGGTGGTCGGCGTGGGCGCTTCCGGCGACGCCTACCACATGACCGCACCGCCCGAGGACGGCTCCGGAATGGAGCTGGCCATGCGCGCGGCCATCCGCGAGGCGGGCATCGATCCCTCCGAGATCGACCACATCAACGCACACGGCACGTCCACCAAGCTGAACGACATGTGCGAAACCAAGGCCATCAAGAACATCTTCGGCGACCGCGCCAAGGATATCGCCATCTGCGCCAACAAGTCGCAGATCGGGCACCTGCTCGGCGCAGCCGGCGGCGTGGAGGCCGTGTTCATGGCCAAGACCATTGCAGAGGGCGTCATTCCGGGCACCCTGAACCAGGAAAACCCGGATCCGGACTGCGACCTGGACTACTGCGCCAACGGACCGCGCAAGCAGCAGGTCAATTACGCTCTCAGCAACTCCTTCGGCTTCGGCGGCACCAACGGCTGTGTGCTGTTCAAGCGCTACGAAGACTAA
- the glyA gene encoding serine hydroxymethyltransferase has product MEELLIQDPHVAAAIAAEVDRQVSKLELIASENFVSTAVRQAQGSVMTHKYAEGYPGKRYYGGCEFVDIAENLARDRAKELFNAEYVNVQPHSGSQANMAVYFACCQPGDTIMGMDLSHGGHLTHGSPVNFSGKLFNVVFYGVDKETQTIDYDQVLKLAKEHRPKMIVAGASAYPRVIDFKRFREIADEVGAKLMVDMAHIAGLIAAGEHPSCIEHAHFTTTTTHKTLRGPRGGMILSNQDQEKVLNSQIFPGIQGGPLMHVIAAKAVAFGEALNDGFKEYQGQVVKNAKVLATSLQEAGFNLVSGGTDNHLMLVDLTNKDITGKDAEHALDLAGITVNKNTVPFETRSPFVTSGIRIGTPALTTRGMIEEDMIVVAEAIVSALENYQNEKVLQEIAEEVEDFASQFPLYAW; this is encoded by the coding sequence ATGGAAGAGCTGCTTATTCAAGATCCGCATGTAGCCGCCGCCATCGCCGCGGAGGTCGACCGTCAGGTAAGCAAGCTGGAACTCATTGCCAGCGAAAACTTCGTTTCCACTGCCGTGCGCCAGGCACAGGGCAGCGTGATGACCCACAAATACGCCGAAGGCTACCCGGGCAAGCGCTACTACGGCGGCTGCGAATTCGTGGATATCGCCGAGAACCTGGCCCGCGACCGCGCCAAGGAACTCTTCAACGCCGAATACGTCAACGTGCAGCCCCACTCCGGTTCCCAGGCCAACATGGCCGTGTACTTCGCATGCTGCCAGCCCGGCGACACCATCATGGGCATGGACCTTTCCCACGGCGGCCACCTGACCCACGGCAGCCCGGTGAACTTCTCCGGCAAGCTGTTCAACGTGGTCTTCTACGGCGTGGACAAGGAAACCCAGACCATCGACTACGACCAGGTCCTCAAGCTCGCCAAGGAACACCGTCCCAAGATGATCGTGGCCGGCGCCAGCGCCTACCCGCGCGTCATCGACTTCAAGCGCTTCCGCGAGATCGCCGACGAAGTGGGCGCCAAGCTCATGGTGGACATGGCCCACATCGCGGGCCTCATCGCCGCAGGCGAGCACCCGAGCTGCATCGAGCATGCGCACTTCACCACCACCACGACCCACAAGACCCTGCGCGGACCGCGCGGCGGCATGATCCTGTCCAACCAGGACCAGGAAAAGGTGCTCAACTCCCAGATCTTCCCCGGTATCCAGGGCGGACCGCTCATGCACGTCATCGCCGCCAAGGCCGTGGCCTTCGGCGAAGCCCTCAATGACGGCTTCAAGGAATACCAGGGACAGGTGGTCAAGAACGCCAAGGTGCTGGCCACCTCCCTGCAGGAAGCAGGTTTCAACCTGGTTTCCGGCGGCACGGACAACCACCTGATGCTCGTGGACCTGACCAACAAGGACATCACCGGCAAGGACGCCGAACACGCCCTTGATCTGGCCGGCATCACCGTGAACAAGAACACCGTGCCCTTCGAGACCCGCTCGCCGTTCGTGACCTCCGGCATCCGCATCGGCACTCCGGCGCTGACCACCCGAGGCATGATCGAGGAAGACATGATCGTGGTGGCCGAAGCCATTGTCTCGGCTCTCGAAAACTACCAGAACGAAAAAGTGCTCCAGGAAATCGCCGAGGAAGTGGAAGACTTCGCTTCCCAGTTCCCGCTCTACGCCTGGTAG
- a CDS encoding deoxycytidylate deaminase: MPNRMPWPEYFMSIAHLVAQRSTCLRRAVGAIAVKDKRVVATGYNGVPSQVPHCEEVGCIRETMNVPSGQRHELCRGLHAEQNVIIQAATHGLSLQGCDIYCTTQPCLICTKMLINVGAQNIYYAEHYPDELAEAMLAEAGVHHELLQGDFQSR, translated from the coding sequence ATGCCGAACAGAATGCCCTGGCCCGAATACTTCATGAGCATCGCGCATCTGGTGGCGCAGCGCTCCACCTGCCTCCGCCGCGCGGTGGGGGCCATCGCAGTCAAGGACAAGCGCGTGGTGGCCACCGGCTACAACGGCGTACCGTCCCAGGTGCCCCACTGCGAGGAAGTGGGCTGCATCCGCGAAACCATGAACGTGCCGTCCGGCCAGCGCCACGAGCTGTGCCGCGGCCTGCACGCCGAGCAGAACGTGATCATCCAGGCCGCAACCCACGGCCTGTCCCTGCAGGGCTGCGACATATACTGCACCACCCAGCCCTGTCTGATCTGCACCAAGATGCTCATCAACGTGGGCGCACAAAACATTTACTACGCCGAACACTATCCCGATGAACTGGCCGAAGCCATGCTGGCCGAAGCCGGAGTGCACCATGAGCTGCTGCAAGGCGATTTCCAGTCCAGATAA
- the ribD gene encoding bifunctional diaminohydroxyphosphoribosylaminopyrimidine deaminase/5-amino-6-(5-phosphoribosylamino)uracil reductase RibD: MSCCKAISSPDKFMSRAMELARQGRGPTAPNPCVGAVLVHDGCIVAEGFHTAYGKPHAERECLAQAREKRIFESINPAQCTMYVTLEPCNHHGKTPPCSEAIIEAGVGKVVIGAMDQNPKAAGGAQRLREAGIEVQAGVMERECKDLIADFLTWQQTGRTYNILKMAATLDGKIASAQKKPEAVSGPESFARVHELRALADAVIVGGGTFYADNPSLTCRKHGLPENFRQPLAVVVTSRLPEPDANFTLLQDRPEQTMFWTDQATSASDRAQALKDIGVQVVGLPGKEQGLDLAPGFELLRREHGCHYTLCEGGGHLAMALAEQRLADELVHFVAPRMLGDASAPAAYSGRGNVTMAETLDWRIAGVERTGADVMLTLLPLKSS; this comes from the coding sequence ATGAGCTGCTGCAAGGCGATTTCCAGTCCAGATAAATTCATGTCCCGGGCCATGGAACTGGCCCGCCAGGGACGCGGCCCAACCGCGCCAAACCCATGCGTGGGCGCGGTGCTCGTGCACGACGGCTGCATTGTGGCCGAAGGATTCCACACGGCCTACGGCAAGCCGCACGCGGAACGCGAATGCCTGGCGCAGGCGCGGGAGAAGCGGATCTTCGAAAGCATCAATCCCGCCCAGTGCACCATGTACGTGACCCTGGAGCCCTGCAACCACCATGGCAAGACCCCGCCCTGTTCCGAAGCCATCATCGAGGCGGGCGTCGGCAAGGTGGTCATCGGCGCCATGGACCAGAACCCCAAGGCCGCTGGCGGCGCACAACGGCTGCGCGAGGCGGGCATCGAGGTGCAGGCAGGCGTCATGGAGCGGGAATGCAAGGATCTCATCGCGGATTTCCTGACCTGGCAGCAGACCGGACGCACCTACAACATCCTGAAGATGGCCGCCACCCTGGACGGCAAGATCGCCTCGGCGCAGAAGAAGCCTGAGGCGGTGTCCGGGCCGGAGTCCTTCGCCCGCGTGCACGAACTTCGCGCCCTGGCCGATGCGGTCATCGTGGGCGGTGGCACCTTTTACGCGGACAACCCCAGCCTGACCTGCCGCAAGCACGGCCTGCCCGAAAATTTCCGGCAGCCGCTGGCCGTGGTGGTCACCTCGCGGCTTCCCGAACCGGACGCGAACTTCACTCTGCTCCAGGACCGCCCGGAGCAAACCATGTTCTGGACCGACCAGGCCACGTCCGCGAGTGACCGGGCCCAGGCCTTGAAAGACATCGGCGTGCAGGTGGTGGGTTTGCCCGGCAAGGAACAGGGGCTGGACCTCGCGCCCGGCTTCGAACTCCTGCGCCGCGAGCACGGCTGCCACTATACCCTGTGCGAGGGCGGCGGCCACCTGGCCATGGCCCTGGCCGAACAACGGCTGGCCGATGAATTGGTGCACTTCGTGGCCCCGCGCATGCTGGGCGACGCCAGCGCCCCGGCCGCGTATTCGGGCCGCGGCAACGTGACCATGGCCGAAACCCTGGACTGGCGGATCGCCGGAGTGGAACGCACCGGCGCGGATGTCATGCTGACCCTGCTGCCGCTGAAATCCTCCTGA
- a CDS encoding substrate-binding periplasmic protein produces MEADDLTYLTKSYYPYNFIRDEQVVGISPDIIREMWKVMGAEEQPIHIYPWARAYDMVQNVPNTVLFGMARTPERERLFKWVGPITVNRFSLFSRKGKHRTQCFDPAMLRGADIGTVRDDVADQALAALKTGARIQRVSDVEINLRKILDRRIDYMAHEEGCMRLLLKRHCQAQDTLVPVMLLREIPIYVAVSLTVPDELVERMNKALKQVRNAPVYDRIFQKHMQ; encoded by the coding sequence ATGGAGGCGGATGACCTGACCTACCTGACGAAGTCCTACTACCCGTACAACTTCATCAGGGACGAGCAGGTCGTGGGCATTTCCCCGGACATCATTCGCGAGATGTGGAAGGTCATGGGCGCAGAGGAGCAGCCGATCCACATCTACCCTTGGGCGCGCGCCTACGACATGGTCCAGAACGTTCCCAACACCGTGCTTTTCGGCATGGCCCGCACCCCCGAACGCGAACGGCTCTTCAAGTGGGTCGGTCCCATCACGGTCAACCGTTTCTCGCTCTTCAGCCGCAAGGGCAAGCATCGCACCCAGTGCTTCGACCCTGCCATGCTCCGGGGAGCCGACATCGGCACAGTACGCGACGACGTGGCCGATCAGGCCCTTGCCGCTCTGAAAACGGGCGCGCGCATCCAGCGGGTTTCGGACGTGGAGATCAACCTCCGCAAGATCCTGGACCGCCGCATCGACTACATGGCCCACGAGGAAGGCTGCATGCGCCTACTGCTCAAACGCCACTGCCAGGCCCAGGACACGCTGGTCCCGGTCATGCTCCTGCGCGAAATTCCCATATACGTTGCCGTAAGCCTCACGGTCCCCGACGAACTGGTGGAGCGTATGAACAAGGCCCTGAAACAAGTCCGCAACGCCCCCGTCTACGACCGCATTTTCCAGAAACACATGCAGTAA
- a CDS encoding class I SAM-dependent methyltransferase, with product MKGSFFRSTTHVCDYKHQRSFDNWLRGLLHPPQEVLGGWVKPGMTVIDAGCGIGYFSLGMAEIVGPGGRVVAVDMQEGALARLEERAEKAGLTAIIETHKCEADQLGPLPKADFAMAFWMVHETPDAGAFFRQLHAALNKSACMLFTEPPLHVSKNRFREEIAMAEQAGFRFLGQPKIRFCNAALFEKQ from the coding sequence ATGAAAGGATCATTTTTCAGAAGCACCACCCATGTCTGCGATTACAAGCACCAGCGCTCTTTCGACAATTGGCTCAGGGGGCTGCTGCATCCGCCGCAGGAGGTACTGGGCGGCTGGGTCAAGCCGGGCATGACCGTCATCGACGCGGGATGCGGCATCGGCTACTTTTCCCTGGGAATGGCCGAAATCGTCGGCCCGGGCGGCAGGGTCGTGGCCGTGGACATGCAGGAAGGCGCACTGGCCAGGCTGGAGGAACGCGCGGAAAAAGCCGGGCTCACCGCCATCATCGAAACCCACAAGTGCGAGGCCGACCAGTTGGGCCCGCTTCCCAAGGCGGATTTTGCCATGGCCTTCTGGATGGTGCACGAAACCCCGGATGCCGGAGCCTTTTTCCGCCAGCTCCATGCGGCCCTGAACAAGAGCGCATGCATGTTGTTCACCGAACCGCCCCTGCACGTGAGCAAAAACCGGTTCCGGGAGGAAATAGCCATGGCCGAACAGGCGGGATTCCGGTTTCTGGGACAGCCCAAGATCCGCTTCTGCAACGCGGCCCTGTTCGAAAAGCAGTAA
- a CDS encoding TetR/AcrR family transcriptional regulator, with product MTSTVRTPQQKRSIEKKRRIIEAASELIGQKGLAGTTIKDIATGAGVAVGTFYSYFKDKDDLLLDLLSWHKGDLEETIFERFHQLDLESMTGREICRWFVEASYKSHIYSAEMHRQALALRLMDEGARVLAIQTEQYVLRQTVRIFQSLKGRLRITDLEAAARVISAAMEEVVHSECFFDQTVERERTFGELADMLCRYLFTNPDA from the coding sequence ATGACCAGCACCGTTCGCACGCCGCAGCAAAAGCGCAGCATCGAAAAGAAACGCCGCATCATCGAGGCCGCTTCGGAACTCATCGGGCAAAAAGGGCTCGCCGGGACCACCATCAAGGACATTGCCACAGGCGCCGGGGTGGCCGTTGGCACCTTCTACAGCTACTTCAAGGACAAGGACGACCTGCTCCTGGACCTGCTTTCCTGGCACAAGGGAGACCTGGAGGAAACCATCTTCGAACGCTTTCACCAGCTGGACCTGGAAAGCATGACCGGCAGGGAGATCTGCCGCTGGTTCGTGGAGGCCTCCTACAAAAGCCACATCTATTCCGCGGAAATGCACCGCCAGGCCCTGGCCCTGCGGCTCATGGACGAGGGCGCCAGGGTCTTGGCCATACAAACCGAACAATACGTGCTCCGCCAGACCGTGCGCATCTTCCAATCCCTGAAGGGCCGCCTGCGCATCACGGACCTGGAGGCCGCCGCCAGGGTTATCTCGGCGGCCATGGAGGAAGTGGTGCACAGCGAATGTTTCTTTGACCAGACCGTAGAGCGGGAACGCACCTTTGGCGAACTGGCGGACATGCTCTGCCGGTATCTGTTCACGAACCCGGACGCCTGA
- a CDS encoding riboflavin synthase, translating into MFTGLVLGMGRVESADNMGGETRFGIRALFDLDNIVLGESIAVNGVCLTVETFGERWFTAYASAESMGVTNLGGLKTGSICNLERAMAVGDRLGGHIVSGHVDCVAQVTEVRPAGESKAYRLSFPQKQGKYVITKGSVALDGISLTVNACGRDWLEVNIIPETQKATTISGWAPGRKVNMETDIIGKYVERMIAPWTGAETGDDKPSGLTMEFLAKHGF; encoded by the coding sequence ATGTTCACAGGATTGGTTTTGGGCATGGGCAGGGTTGAATCCGCCGACAACATGGGCGGCGAAACCCGTTTCGGCATCCGGGCGCTCTTCGACCTGGACAACATCGTGCTGGGTGAATCCATCGCGGTCAACGGCGTCTGCCTCACGGTGGAGACCTTCGGGGAACGCTGGTTCACGGCCTATGCAAGCGCCGAGAGCATGGGCGTCACCAACCTGGGCGGGCTCAAGACGGGCAGCATCTGCAACCTGGAGCGGGCCATGGCCGTGGGCGACCGCCTGGGCGGCCACATCGTCAGCGGCCACGTGGACTGCGTGGCGCAGGTCACGGAAGTCCGTCCCGCGGGCGAATCCAAGGCCTACCGCCTTTCCTTCCCGCAAAAACAGGGAAAATACGTCATCACCAAGGGCTCGGTAGCCCTGGACGGCATCAGCCTGACCGTCAACGCCTGCGGCAGGGACTGGCTCGAGGTGAACATCATTCCCGAAACCCAGAAGGCCACCACCATCTCGGGTTGGGCGCCCGGCCGCAAGGTGAACATGGAAACCGACATCATCGGCAAGTACGTGGAGCGCATGATCGCCCCATGGACCGGGGCCGAAACCGGCGACGACAAGCCCTCGGGCCTGACCATGGAGTTTCTGGCCAAGCACGGTTTCTGA
- a CDS encoding DUF5684 domain-containing protein, producing the protein MEALLYLAIVIIVCVGMWKMFEKAGEPGWAALIPIYNVWVLTRIGGKPWWWMLLYLVPLLNAVMFFLLYMAIARRFGEPVIYAVGLFFLPFIFFPLLGFGRARYSATA; encoded by the coding sequence ATGGAAGCTCTGCTTTATCTGGCCATCGTCATCATCGTTTGCGTCGGCATGTGGAAAATGTTCGAAAAGGCCGGGGAACCCGGCTGGGCGGCGCTCATCCCCATCTACAACGTCTGGGTGCTAACCCGCATCGGCGGCAAGCCCTGGTGGTGGATGCTGCTCTATCTCGTGCCGCTGCTCAACGCGGTCATGTTCTTCCTGCTGTACATGGCCATTGCAAGGCGCTTCGGCGAACCCGTCATCTACGCGGTGGGGCTTTTCTTCCTGCCCTTCATCTTCTTCCCCCTCCTCGGCTTCGGCAGGGCCCGGTACAGCGCGACGGCGTAA